One region of Pseudoalteromonas galatheae genomic DNA includes:
- a CDS encoding TonB-dependent receptor, with translation MLKTTLSTVALAVSAAAIADDTNVKDLQAENMEHIVVSGSRVFESIDEVPASITIINQKQIEDHLKVNPELQSLLSQIVPGLAPDTGSSSNTGQSLRGRAPLVMIDGVPQSTPLRNGSLGVKTLDPSAIARIEVIKGATSIYGNGASGGIINYITKQAKSDGKPEGEISLSSRFSAVKLAESAGARIAGAINGRVDQFSYLVTASYEENGVQRDAEGDILGLQYGLSDTVTENYFTKLGYDFDEDKQLQFSYNFYSSQQKTDLGDVFGNINLGEKSYAIHVPPAQQKQGKPQGPEGNENITVKYIDFEIFANTQMTLDAYMQDIENVFFFSPSLANPDEGYTGGQSIIRSEKKGARATFNTLVDFDSVQATFIYGVDALNDVTSQPLVDGRIWVPEMDMESIAGYLQTKWIVADDLVLKAGVRQESIDLAVADYQTLKLCRSADQCSVPLNVKGDTIDYDATTYNVGIKYNANEKFSPFASYSQGSDISDIGRLLRSATVEDIGQIQTEASIVDNYEIGFNSQFETLRFEFAAYRSTSEFGTTNKFNEVTGVYEPVRAPQKIWGYEALVDYKINDTLKLIATYSYVEGKDTKADTYLGSRQISPPKLTANLNWQPVDALSMTLSWLHVGDRKRFERDDEGNYVGDQGPIDSYNVVNFSGQYQFGQSWQVFVGIENLFNSDYYPARAQAYTYGGYNVKGLGTTATVGVKYRF, from the coding sequence ATGTTAAAAACTACTCTCAGTACGGTAGCGTTGGCTGTTAGCGCAGCAGCCATTGCAGACGATACCAATGTTAAAGATCTTCAAGCTGAAAATATGGAGCATATTGTGGTCTCGGGCAGTCGTGTGTTTGAAAGCATCGATGAAGTGCCTGCCTCCATTACGATTATTAATCAAAAACAAATTGAAGATCATTTAAAAGTAAATCCAGAATTACAAAGCTTGTTATCTCAAATTGTTCCTGGTCTTGCTCCGGATACGGGTAGTTCAAGTAATACAGGGCAATCGTTGCGTGGACGTGCGCCTCTGGTGATGATTGACGGTGTACCTCAGTCTACGCCACTGCGAAATGGTTCTTTGGGTGTAAAAACACTCGATCCAAGTGCCATCGCGCGCATAGAAGTGATCAAAGGGGCAACCTCAATTTATGGTAATGGTGCTTCAGGCGGGATCATTAACTACATCACCAAGCAGGCCAAAAGCGATGGCAAACCAGAAGGTGAAATTAGTCTATCTAGCCGCTTTAGTGCAGTAAAGCTTGCAGAGAGCGCTGGTGCTCGAATTGCGGGCGCAATTAATGGCCGTGTTGACCAATTTAGTTATTTAGTCACAGCAAGCTATGAAGAAAATGGCGTTCAGCGTGATGCTGAAGGTGATATTCTGGGTTTACAGTATGGTCTGTCGGATACTGTGACAGAAAACTACTTTACTAAGCTTGGCTATGACTTTGACGAAGACAAGCAACTGCAATTTAGCTATAACTTCTACAGTTCACAGCAAAAAACTGACCTAGGTGATGTGTTTGGCAACATCAATTTAGGTGAAAAATCTTACGCTATTCACGTGCCACCAGCTCAGCAGAAACAAGGTAAGCCACAAGGGCCTGAAGGCAACGAGAATATTACAGTCAAGTACATCGATTTTGAGATCTTTGCTAATACACAAATGACGCTTGATGCGTATATGCAAGACATTGAGAACGTGTTCTTCTTCTCGCCAAGTTTAGCAAACCCTGATGAAGGGTACACTGGCGGTCAATCTATCATCCGCTCTGAAAAAAAGGGCGCGCGTGCGACATTTAATACTTTGGTTGATTTTGACAGTGTCCAAGCTACCTTCATTTATGGTGTCGATGCGCTGAATGATGTGACTTCACAGCCACTTGTTGATGGTCGTATTTGGGTGCCAGAAATGGACATGGAAAGCATCGCAGGTTACCTACAGACCAAGTGGATTGTTGCCGATGACCTAGTGTTAAAAGCGGGAGTGAGACAAGAAAGTATTGATCTTGCGGTAGCTGATTACCAAACACTAAAACTTTGTCGTTCAGCGGATCAGTGCTCTGTACCACTTAACGTGAAAGGTGACACCATTGACTATGACGCCACAACGTACAATGTGGGTATTAAATATAACGCAAATGAAAAGTTCAGCCCATTCGCTAGTTACTCGCAGGGCTCTGATATCTCGGATATTGGCCGTCTGCTGCGCAGTGCAACAGTAGAAGACATTGGCCAAATTCAAACAGAAGCATCGATTGTTGATAACTACGAAATCGGTTTTAACTCTCAATTTGAGACGTTACGATTTGAATTTGCGGCATATAGAAGTACATCTGAATTTGGCACAACAAATAAATTCAATGAAGTAACCGGAGTTTATGAGCCTGTTCGAGCACCACAAAAAATATGGGGCTATGAGGCACTTGTCGATTACAAGATCAACGACACGCTAAAACTCATTGCGACATATAGCTATGTAGAGGGTAAAGATACTAAAGCGGATACGTACCTTGGCTCAAGACAAATTAGTCCACCAAAACTTACGGCAAACCTAAACTGGCAGCCAGTTGATGCGTTATCTATGACGTTAAGCTGGTTACATGTCGGCGACCGTAAACGTTTTGAACGGGACGATGAAGGTAATTATGTTGGAGATCAAGGTCCAATAGATAGCTATAACGTGGTTAACTTTAGTGGTCAATATCAATTCGGGCAAAGCTGGCAAGTGTTTGTTGGTATTGAGAACTTATTTAACTCTGACTACTACCCAGCTCGTGCACAAGCCTACACGTACGGCGGCTACAATGTTAAAGGCCTTGGTACGACGGCAACTGTTGGTGTGAAGTATCGTTTCTAA
- a CDS encoding zinc ribbon-containing protein translates to MADYQKWLDQFSDWLKDVKEHEIDDLSKRFWEAQSALKDYTKQTYDDYSYYLKRDLEHLLENKTFYDEAAWSELKANILFEISQLEDRTQLEWSALLKDFEHQGIYKEGEWIALGQLVCKNCGYKLDVYYAIKIPACSECGHGEYTRKALAP, encoded by the coding sequence ATGGCGGATTATCAAAAATGGCTAGATCAATTTTCCGATTGGCTTAAAGACGTCAAAGAACATGAAATTGACGATTTATCTAAGCGGTTCTGGGAAGCGCAGAGCGCACTGAAAGACTACACCAAACAAACCTATGATGATTATAGTTACTATCTAAAACGTGACTTGGAACATCTTCTCGAAAACAAAACCTTCTATGATGAAGCGGCTTGGAGTGAACTCAAAGCCAACATCTTATTCGAAATATCCCAATTAGAAGATAGAACTCAACTTGAGTGGTCCGCACTTTTAAAGGATTTTGAACACCAAGGCATTTATAAAGAAGGTGAATGGATAGCTTTGGGACAATTAGTGTGTAAGAATTGTGGCTATAAATTAGATGTTTATTATGCCATCAAGATCCCAGCTTGCAGCGAGTGCGGGCATGGGGAATATACTAGAAAAGCATTAGCGCCCTAA
- a CDS encoding Lon protease family protein gives MTKSKLSSEKALPASQLAPSVSLTHIENCIQNPYPEALPFIGQQRAQTALDFALGMELPGYNVYVMGEAALGRFTMVKDKLEAHSKTKPTPKEWLYVNNYDDHREPIALFMQAGESKQLEADIDAFIDEILDTFPAAFDNPGYQRKKKSLDKEFEQKYDAAITAVEQQAMNMSVALIEDTGTVGFAPVVDGKQLSDTEFSALDEHVQAHFLTAIETLEDALIESLIELPRWKRESSERLRNLKKTTIEMATKPLLKALEHKYAAHIGVLRYLKDLKVEIVDAVLDWLDDDSSSDENKDDFDSKGMLTDFFAPNILVEFKEDDPAPVVYEPNPTFGNIFGKVEYATSQGNLITSYRSIQAGALHRANGGYLIMDAEKVMANAQVWDGLKLSLKTHQIKNDLPYQDNSVGSSFTLKPQLIPLDVKIILLGSRDLYYTIGEYDEEFAELFRVLADFDYYLPSSDKMQYQFITKVMEYCNDTLKIELSSAALARMLKFSYRQAEHHSKLSARFADVLELVAEASFYAKQDGVNQIAANHIDEAIAGKEYRTGQLSENMLSDIQEGHTLIATEGTAIGKVNGLTVLHIGDTAFGTPARITSTVYAGADGVIDVEREVDLGKSIHSKGVMLLTGYLGNKYAQDFSLTLSANIAIEQNYGFIDGDSASLAELCALLSAVTQLPVDQSLALTGSINQHGEVQAIGGVNEKIEGFFKLCKMRGLTGKQGVIVPESNKVNLVLDDEVIAAVEKGLFHVYAVATVDEALSLLMDRPAGELSDEGYPENSINAVAMAKLERIAKVVNGDDDKGEENHDDN, from the coding sequence ATGACCAAATCTAAATTGTCGTCTGAAAAAGCACTGCCTGCGAGCCAGCTCGCGCCATCAGTTTCGTTGACTCACATAGAAAATTGTATTCAAAACCCTTACCCAGAAGCGCTACCGTTTATTGGCCAGCAGCGTGCTCAAACCGCGCTAGACTTTGCCTTGGGAATGGAGCTACCCGGTTATAATGTCTATGTCATGGGAGAAGCGGCGCTGGGTCGTTTTACCATGGTAAAAGACAAGCTCGAGGCGCACAGTAAAACTAAGCCAACGCCCAAAGAATGGCTGTACGTCAACAACTATGACGACCATCGTGAGCCTATCGCACTGTTTATGCAAGCGGGTGAAAGTAAGCAGCTTGAGGCAGATATTGACGCCTTTATCGATGAGATCTTAGATACTTTTCCTGCAGCTTTTGATAACCCGGGTTATCAACGCAAGAAAAAGTCGCTAGATAAAGAGTTCGAACAAAAATACGACGCTGCGATCACCGCTGTTGAGCAGCAAGCTATGAATATGAGCGTTGCACTGATAGAAGATACGGGAACGGTTGGTTTCGCTCCTGTGGTTGACGGTAAGCAACTTAGTGATACGGAGTTTTCAGCACTAGACGAGCATGTTCAGGCACACTTTTTAACGGCAATTGAAACATTAGAAGATGCCCTCATTGAGTCGCTTATTGAGCTGCCAAGATGGAAGCGCGAATCCTCTGAGCGCTTGCGTAATCTTAAAAAAACCACCATCGAAATGGCGACCAAACCGCTATTAAAAGCACTTGAGCATAAGTATGCCGCACACATTGGCGTACTGCGTTATCTTAAAGATCTCAAGGTTGAAATTGTCGATGCGGTATTAGATTGGCTAGACGACGATAGTAGCAGCGACGAAAACAAAGACGACTTTGATTCAAAGGGAATGCTCACTGACTTTTTTGCGCCCAATATTCTGGTTGAGTTTAAAGAAGACGATCCTGCGCCTGTGGTGTACGAGCCAAATCCGACCTTTGGTAATATCTTTGGTAAGGTGGAATATGCAACCTCCCAAGGTAATTTGATCACTAGCTATCGCTCTATTCAAGCCGGTGCATTGCACCGCGCCAATGGCGGCTATCTGATCATGGATGCAGAAAAAGTTATGGCTAACGCGCAAGTGTGGGATGGCCTTAAACTGTCGCTGAAAACCCACCAAATTAAAAATGACCTACCGTATCAAGACAATTCGGTGGGCAGCAGCTTTACCTTAAAGCCGCAGCTAATTCCGTTGGATGTCAAAATTATTCTATTGGGGTCGCGAGACCTGTATTACACCATAGGTGAGTACGATGAAGAGTTTGCAGAGCTATTTAGAGTGCTCGCTGATTTTGATTACTACTTACCAAGCTCGGACAAAATGCAGTATCAATTTATCACTAAGGTGATGGAATACTGCAATGATACCTTGAAGATTGAGCTTAGCTCAGCGGCGCTGGCGCGGATGCTTAAATTTAGCTATCGCCAAGCGGAGCACCACAGTAAGCTTTCGGCGCGCTTTGCTGATGTTTTGGAGCTGGTGGCAGAAGCCAGTTTTTATGCCAAGCAAGATGGCGTAAACCAAATTGCCGCTAATCACATCGATGAGGCGATAGCCGGAAAAGAATATCGAACAGGACAGTTAAGTGAAAACATGCTCAGCGATATTCAAGAAGGGCATACCTTGATTGCAACCGAAGGCACCGCAATTGGTAAGGTAAATGGCCTGACGGTACTGCATATTGGTGACACCGCATTTGGTACGCCTGCGCGTATTACCTCTACGGTATACGCGGGTGCTGACGGGGTGATTGACGTTGAACGTGAGGTAGACTTAGGTAAGTCAATTCACTCAAAAGGCGTGATGCTGCTTACGGGTTACCTAGGTAACAAGTATGCGCAAGACTTTAGCCTGACACTTAGCGCAAATATTGCCATTGAACAAAATTATGGTTTTATTGACGGTGATAGCGCATCACTTGCAGAGCTTTGTGCGCTGCTATCGGCTGTGACGCAACTGCCCGTGGATCAATCGTTAGCGCTCACCGGTTCAATTAACCAACACGGTGAAGTACAAGCCATTGGTGGTGTAAACGAAAAAATCGAAGGCTTCTTTAAACTCTGCAAAATGCGAGGTCTCACAGGTAAGCAAGGGGTGATCGTCCCTGAATCTAACAAGGTCAACTTAGTGTTAGATGATGAAGTGATTGCAGCTGTTGAAAAAGGCTTATTCCATGTCTATGCCGTTGCTACAGTAGATGAAGCGCTTAGCTTGTTAATGGATAGACCAGCAGGAGAGCTTAGCGATGAAGGCTATCCTGAAAACAGTATCAATGCAGTTGCAATGGCGAAACTTGAGCGTATTGCAAAAGTAGTAAACGGCGATGACGACAAAGGAGAAGAAAACCATGACGACAACTAA
- a CDS encoding FKBP-type peptidyl-prolyl cis-trans isomerase — translation MTTTNIILVIVALVIAVVFFRGGQKQKQLAQFNRIQAADFLKENEKRTEVHKTDSGLQYEIITQTDGGKQPNATSKVKVHYHGTLLDGSVFDSSVLRDQPISFGLNQVIPGWTEGVQLMSEGDKYRFWIGPDLGYGDRAAGKIEPGSLLVFEVELLAVE, via the coding sequence ATGACGACAACTAATATTATCCTCGTTATTGTTGCACTGGTGATTGCGGTGGTGTTTTTTCGTGGTGGTCAGAAACAAAAGCAGCTTGCGCAGTTTAATCGAATTCAAGCAGCTGACTTTTTGAAAGAAAACGAAAAGCGCACAGAGGTACATAAAACTGACTCAGGTCTCCAGTACGAAATAATAACTCAAACTGACGGTGGCAAACAGCCAAATGCAACGAGCAAAGTTAAAGTGCATTATCATGGTACTTTACTTGACGGCTCCGTATTCGACAGCTCAGTACTGCGTGACCAACCTATCAGCTTTGGGCTTAATCAAGTGATCCCTGGTTGGACCGAAGGCGTGCAGTTGATGAGCGAAGGGGATAAATACCGCTTTTGGATTGGTCCAGACTTAGGCTATGGTGACCGTGCTGCAGGTAAAATCGAACCGGGTTCGTTATTAGTGTTTGAAGTTGAGCTGCTTGCGGTAGAGTGA
- a CDS encoding DUF4178 domain-containing protein, with product MFGFFKSKKTPERQLTHAKDLKVGDMLTIIDSFAYPSWLKGQTLKVVGVQTYQFERSAAYEFVLESDSGNITFLQIEQSDGEEYANFSIKIQREDVDAIFTLDEFARIFDEEALTHIDTQATPEAFERFLGKSYQQSEAPYVCYFYDSDYRGRTLPRYQDESGEVCEVIELLSPDEKFAINIEIWDGGETDVSLTMCRPLSDIVDLFPGANS from the coding sequence ATGTTTGGCTTTTTTAAATCAAAAAAAACTCCTGAGCGACAGCTTACTCATGCAAAAGATCTGAAGGTTGGGGATATGCTCACCATCATTGATTCGTTCGCTTATCCTAGCTGGCTCAAGGGACAAACCCTCAAAGTGGTTGGCGTACAAACTTACCAATTTGAACGCAGCGCTGCATATGAATTTGTTCTCGAAAGTGATTCAGGTAACATTACTTTTTTGCAAATTGAACAAAGTGACGGTGAGGAATACGCTAACTTCTCTATCAAAATCCAAAGAGAAGACGTCGATGCTATTTTTACACTTGATGAATTTGCGCGTATTTTCGATGAAGAAGCACTGACCCACATCGACACGCAGGCCACTCCAGAGGCTTTCGAGCGATTTTTAGGTAAAAGCTATCAACAAAGTGAAGCGCCCTACGTTTGCTATTTTTACGATAGCGATTATCGCGGTCGCACCTTGCCACGCTATCAAGATGAAAGTGGCGAAGTATGTGAAGTTATTGAGTTACTTAGTCCTGACGAAAAATTCGCTATCAATATCGAAATCTGGGATGGGGGAGAAACTGACGTGTCACTAACCATGTGCCGACCACTGAGCGATATTGTCGACCTATTCCCTGGAGCGAACTCGTGA
- a CDS encoding PspA/IM30 family protein yields MSILKKLFTAVRGGAREVGESIVDANGIRIFEQEIADAQNALAKAKKSLTEVMAKEMQTKRKLAALDESIIEHENYAGQALEKGNEALAVEIAEKIGEFEVERAEHQQVLDGFSKHVILLKQQIKEAEKTIKENQRQLTMVKTTDSVQKATMAVNSTLNTNASSMVNARQSLERIKQRQQDRQDQLAAAKELEAAATGADLKAKMAEAGIGSTQKSNDILERIRAKQSN; encoded by the coding sequence ATGAGTATTTTAAAGAAATTATTTACTGCTGTTCGTGGTGGCGCTAGAGAAGTTGGTGAGTCAATTGTTGATGCAAATGGCATTCGTATTTTTGAGCAAGAAATTGCTGACGCACAAAACGCATTAGCTAAAGCCAAAAAGAGCTTAACAGAAGTAATGGCGAAAGAGATGCAGACAAAACGCAAATTAGCTGCACTTGACGAAAGCATTATCGAGCATGAAAACTATGCAGGACAAGCGCTCGAAAAAGGTAACGAAGCTTTAGCGGTAGAAATCGCAGAGAAAATCGGTGAATTTGAAGTTGAGCGCGCAGAGCATCAGCAAGTGCTAGACGGCTTTAGTAAACATGTGATCCTGTTAAAACAGCAGATCAAAGAAGCTGAAAAAACGATTAAAGAAAACCAACGCCAGCTGACAATGGTAAAAACCACAGACAGCGTTCAAAAAGCAACCATGGCAGTAAACAGCACGCTAAATACCAATGCGTCATCTATGGTAAATGCTCGCCAGTCGCTTGAGCGTATCAAGCAACGCCAGCAAGATAGGCAAGATCAACTGGCTGCGGCAAAAGAGCTTGAAGCGGCTGCAACGGGTGCAGACCTAAAAGCCAAAATGGCAGAGGCGGGAATTGGATCTACGCAAAAAAGTAATGATATTCTTGAACGTATTAGAGCTAAACAAAGCAACTAA
- a CDS encoding DUF2170 family protein: protein MELNELSIKLASFETEGANFESFLIANEGEQDVLQVIVDGNDELPIFVTQTEEQLVCISYLFKENEVKPELLNELNEALLKLNVPIPLSAFAKIDEQYAIFGALAVSSSIDEITHELVTLADNAIEALEAVTVYLNE, encoded by the coding sequence ATGGAATTAAATGAACTATCAATCAAATTAGCATCATTTGAAACAGAAGGTGCTAACTTCGAATCATTCTTAATCGCCAATGAAGGCGAGCAAGATGTATTGCAAGTGATTGTTGACGGAAATGACGAATTACCAATTTTTGTGACTCAGACTGAAGAACAACTTGTATGCATTAGTTACCTATTTAAAGAGAATGAGGTAAAGCCTGAGTTGCTAAACGAGTTAAATGAAGCACTATTAAAACTGAATGTGCCGATCCCGCTGAGTGCGTTTGCTAAAATTGATGAGCAGTATGCGATATTTGGTGCTCTAGCCGTTTCCTCCTCAATTGATGAGATCACGCACGAACTGGTCACCCTCGCGGACAATGCAATCGAAGCATTGGAAGCCGTGACTGTGTATTTGAATGAGTAA
- a CDS encoding polyamine aminopropyltransferase — MAILAGCGLIYEYLLSHYAGRVLGSVESAIYAMIGTMIVAMGIGAFLARWFKDPFTAFAWLESLIALLGMSSILVIASVIALTYTLPHTLSSLYSLPPDSVLDGMPFEQLQVFARFLPYVFGLVLGILIGMEIPLIARIRQQVYGRFLENNAGTIYGADYIGAGVGAAIWVTIMLALPIMQAAAWTALFNIIAGLIFLWRYHVHVRFAKLLFACHFVLLGVFFVILSHGSNWMKDLSNVLYKDKVIYSESTKYQHVVITERLSRAQPMPINDLFLNGRLQFSSVDEQIYHTMLVYPAMLASNRREKVLIIGGGDGLALRDVLEWPVENATLIDLDGQLLSLFGLQGQPYPARPNITSQLTQLNGDALNDPRATVIVADAFLEVEKMLDQGRQFDTIIIDLPDPNHPDLNKLYSDYFYNHVRQLLAPDGALAIQSTSPYHAKKAFISIAKTVKHAGFTHVEQYQQNIPSFGQWGWTIATRAGQPASARIRSIETLPVPSNWINKEYLLATFAFPNRFFDGAKDIEVNQLGTGRLYDYYRQAWQTEDELYKN, encoded by the coding sequence ATGGCCATTTTGGCCGGTTGCGGCCTAATCTACGAATATTTGCTTTCCCACTATGCGGGCCGCGTTTTAGGCTCAGTAGAGAGCGCGATTTATGCCATGATAGGCACGATGATCGTGGCGATGGGCATTGGCGCATTTTTAGCGCGTTGGTTTAAAGATCCTTTTACCGCTTTTGCATGGCTTGAAAGCCTAATAGCACTGCTCGGCATGAGCAGTATTTTGGTGATCGCCAGTGTTATTGCCCTTACTTATACACTGCCCCATACACTTTCCAGCCTTTATAGCCTGCCTCCTGATAGTGTCTTAGATGGTATGCCATTTGAGCAATTACAAGTATTTGCCCGATTTCTACCTTATGTTTTCGGCCTCGTCCTAGGTATTTTAATCGGCATGGAAATTCCGCTGATCGCTAGGATCCGCCAACAAGTGTACGGTCGTTTCCTTGAAAATAACGCAGGCACCATCTACGGTGCAGATTATATCGGTGCAGGTGTTGGTGCTGCCATTTGGGTCACGATAATGCTTGCGCTACCAATAATGCAAGCAGCAGCGTGGACTGCACTATTTAATATCATTGCAGGACTTATCTTCCTATGGCGTTATCATGTTCACGTCCGTTTCGCTAAGTTATTATTCGCGTGTCACTTTGTCCTATTGGGAGTTTTTTTCGTTATTCTGAGCCACGGCTCCAATTGGATGAAAGACCTCAGCAATGTGCTTTACAAAGACAAAGTGATCTATTCAGAATCAACGAAGTACCAACATGTAGTCATCACCGAGCGATTAAGCCGCGCACAACCGATGCCAATTAACGACTTATTCTTAAATGGTCGATTACAGTTTTCATCTGTTGATGAACAGATCTATCACACTATGCTCGTGTATCCTGCAATGCTGGCATCCAACCGTCGCGAAAAGGTATTAATCATTGGCGGCGGAGATGGTTTGGCACTTCGAGATGTACTTGAATGGCCTGTTGAAAATGCAACCTTAATCGATTTGGATGGGCAACTGCTCTCACTATTTGGACTACAAGGGCAGCCCTACCCCGCTAGACCGAACATCACTAGTCAATTAACTCAATTAAATGGCGATGCGTTAAATGACCCAAGAGCAACCGTTATCGTTGCAGATGCATTTTTAGAAGTAGAGAAAATGCTCGACCAAGGTAGACAATTTGACACTATCATTATTGATTTACCCGACCCAAATCACCCTGATTTGAATAAGCTATATAGCGACTACTTTTATAATCATGTACGTCAATTACTGGCACCCGATGGCGCACTCGCTATTCAATCAACGTCTCCCTATCACGCCAAAAAAGCGTTTATTAGCATAGCTAAAACGGTAAAGCATGCCGGGTTTACGCATGTTGAGCAATATCAGCAGAATATTCCCTCATTTGGCCAATGGGGTTGGACAATCGCTACGAGAGCTGGACAACCGGCAAGTGCTAGGATCAGGTCGATCGAGACTTTACCTGTCCCAAGTAACTGGATAAATAAAGAGTATTTACTTGCTACTTTCGCTTTCCCAAATCGCTTTTTTGATGGAGCAAAAGATATTGAAGTCAACCAGTTAGGAACGGGAAGACTATACGATTATTATCGCCAAGCATGGCAAACAGAAGATGAGTTGTATAAAAATTAG